A genomic region of Halomonas aestuarii contains the following coding sequences:
- the ubiU gene encoding ubiquinone anaerobic biosynthesis protein UbiU — translation MELVCPAGNLPALKRAVDEGADAVYFGFQNSTNARQFAGLNFTDRRAREGIDYAHARGRRVFCAINTYPQPDGWAMWTRAVDQAAELGVDALIMADMGLLDYAARRHPALARHLSVQGSATSHEALRFYHEQFGIRRAVLPRVLSITQVRDLAGQSPVELEVFAFGSLCIMAEGRCYLSSYLTGESPNTRGVCSPAAHVRWEETPQGLESRLNGVLIDRYGEGENAGYPTLCKGRFEVEGETYHAIEEPTSLNTLELLPELAELGISAVKIEGRQRSPAYVSKVAGIWRQALDRLASAPGRFHADPAWMAGLGEVSEGHTTTLGAYERRWK, via the coding sequence ATGGAGCTCGTCTGCCCCGCCGGCAACCTGCCCGCCCTGAAGCGTGCCGTGGACGAGGGGGCCGATGCCGTCTACTTCGGCTTCCAGAACTCCACCAACGCACGCCAGTTCGCCGGCCTCAACTTCACCGACAGGCGCGCCCGGGAGGGCATCGACTACGCCCACGCCCGCGGCAGGCGGGTGTTCTGCGCCATCAACACCTACCCGCAGCCCGACGGCTGGGCGATGTGGACCCGCGCCGTGGACCAGGCCGCCGAGCTGGGCGTCGACGCCCTGATCATGGCCGACATGGGCCTGCTCGACTACGCCGCCCGCCGCCATCCGGCGCTCGCCCGCCATCTCTCGGTGCAGGGCTCGGCCACCAGCCATGAGGCGCTGCGCTTCTACCACGAGCAGTTCGGCATCAGGCGCGCCGTGCTGCCCCGCGTGCTCTCCATCACCCAGGTCCGCGACCTGGCCGGACAGAGCCCGGTGGAGCTCGAGGTCTTCGCCTTCGGCAGCCTGTGCATCATGGCCGAGGGACGCTGCTACCTCTCCTCCTACCTCACCGGCGAATCGCCCAACACCCGTGGCGTCTGCTCCCCGGCGGCCCACGTGCGCTGGGAGGAGACCCCGCAGGGCCTGGAGTCACGCCTCAACGGCGTGCTGATCGACCGCTACGGCGAAGGCGAGAATGCCGGCTACCCCACGCTGTGCAAGGGGCGCTTCGAGGTCGAGGGCGAGACCTACCACGCCATCGAGGAGCCCACCAGCCTCAACACCCTGGAGCTGCTGCCGGAACTCGCCGAGCTCGGCATCAGCGCGGTGAAGATCGAGGGGCGCCAGCGCAGCCCGGCCTACGTGTCGAAGGTCGCCGGCATCTGGCGCCAGGCCCTGGATCGCCTGGCGTCCGCTCCCGGGCGCTTCCATGCCGATCCCGCCTGGATGGCCGGCCTCGGCGAGGTCTCCGAGGGCCACACCACCACCCTGGGCGCCTATGAGCGCCGCTGGAAATAG